A window of Metopolophium dirhodum isolate CAU chromosome 6, ASM1992520v1, whole genome shotgun sequence genomic DNA:
CTAATGCGGAATTTCCCTTCATTATAAGTTTCCTCCGTGGTCGAATCGTTGACAAGCACTCTCTCTAGTCGTCTTTTCCAAGCAATGATGCAGTTATTGGGAGTGTTGGGGGTGCATTTAACAGGGGCCCCGGGTTTTGAGGGGCCCCCAGGATCTCATAGacgatagtaataaataatctgtaatatacacatattatattattcgtttcaatataataacaataaataataatgtcttgAGTTTAGGGAATTTGAATTACGAGTACCTACTTATGCGAGAAACCTGTCTAAGattaggttataacttataactaataattattaactatgaaatgtgaaaaaaaaacaatttttttagagttataaTAAGGTATgactgtttttcatttttattacctatcagGTGAGGGCCCTAGTCTAGACATTTTCACATGGCCTACTTATTATCAAGTTGCGCTACTGCTTCCAAGTTCTATTCCTAACTATTTATTAAGAATTCAAGATAATCCTCAATAAGAGAATCCTTCATTCGTAATCATAACATTTCGCGGTACACCTATGGAGGTCTCATGGCACATCAATGGTGGCACACCGGTTGGGAAAGTAGGAAATTTTACATTAGATATAACCATGGTAAAGGTCTATTATGTCATTGAAGATTCATTTGtctctacattattattatcataaatgtcataaaattattttattatacataacataaaatgcatcaaataaaatactaaatagtttataaaaatagattcaaaattaaaataaatcttcttcgtagtatttatagtttattatataggtattacgtgttaaatattaatttatttttgaagaatTGATCCAACCGATTTGCTTACCAACATTACTGGATATGAACAATgtcgaaaaatcaaaaaatataccatTTGTTGTCGGCTGGGGAAGTATCAATGCTATACctcaaaaaagtaattaaaatattatactatccatATAATTACATAGAAATAACTTATTTCTGAATAcagtcaaataaatattaaggtatttaatgtttattaaatcaCAGTTGGTTAACTGTTAACTGTTtaacaacttaataaaataatacctatatgtatgtcTTCAattagtgtacctacctaatttttttatttaaaaaacatattatattgtatagagatcattatactatttttaagataaatatattccgaaaaatagtaaattgactgttatcaataatattatttagatgagAAGAATTCGACGTCCTTAATGGAAGTTCAAATTCCTATATCGAATATAACAGAATGTAAACAGATATATTCAAGTTATAAAAGCGTGATCGATGACAGGGTGTTATGTGCTGGATATCCAGAAGGAGGAAAAGACTCTTGTCGggtattaagtttattttattttagttttattaattaatttttaaaaaagtgttaaatattatgtttttataccaATTTGTTTAAGGGTGATTCCGGAGGTCCTTTAATGTGGTCAAAcagaaatcaatttttttttgattggcGTTGTTTCTTATGGTTTTCCTGAATGTGGTGATCCAGGTCATCCGGGCGTGTACACCAGAGTAACTTCCTATATGGATTGGATTTTAGATGGAATAAACAACTAATGCAATCttgctattttaatattaacaaccATTTGCAATAAAGCTAAATGATTTATTCTGTTATTTGATTAATGgaaataataactgtatttatgtattttatttaagactaaattgtttgtttaacGATAGTAGGTAAGTCAATAcctaattagttattacctgtTAACTACTTTAATAATTCTCATTTCATTACCGAAATATGTCTTGACTATAGTATgagtaataaaatacattaaattgtcaaattccataaaaataaaacactgacGTCGGATTGTTGTATCTTTTACGATTACAAATATCTTTATTTGTCCTAACTATGAAAAAAGacattgtttttatacataatatttttaattaaattatatacaatttaaatgtaacctatgtatatgtatagttatataaacataacatCTTGAGTTTAACAATATGATtgcaaaagtatataaatactgAATACTATACCATGCATATTATCCTATTAATATAACCTCtttagataattaaaatatctatatacagggtgattcaccaaacatgctCACACCttattatccactaaataattttagtaaaaaaaggGGGTTCTTGCAATAAACGGGTAACCAAAACCGATGTAAGTCTAAGCACAACAGTGAGATAAGTGGAACTTAAAAAAAGCAAATCCGTTTCAACAAGACGTCTTAGCAGTGCACatacaaaatatgcataaaGTAGTGTATTATGTTCTCCACAATGAATCGATTTAGAGTATGATGGGTTTACcattgaagtataataataataaacgtatatagAAACAGACATCGATATTCGCAATGTATCAGATCCTAGATTTTTCTCTTCGATAAATACCAGTACTAAAcgattttttaaagaatttagcTATAGATTGGAACATTTTTcgatgtaattaataattatacttatgatAATTATACTTTTCGTTCATTTCGATGTTTAAGTCTTgaggtaaaataaaacaatattataataactgtccAAATGctctgtataggtacctacctacaaatactctatataatatgcgttaCGGCGCGATGCGTTATGTGATTTCTAGGAAAATGTCTTAAATCATCTCGTGAAAAAAAACCAAGGACTTCGTGTGCATAATAAAACAATCTTCtgtttgacataataataataataatatgacatgtagcaataaacaatttgtattgCAAAAGGAGGATATTGAAAAAATCCAATCGACCACTTCTCCGACGATATTATGAGCTAGGCAAACCGGTCTATTCGTAGACATCGCAAAATAGCTTATACGTTTCGATTGCAATAATGGTACagcatattttctatttttttttttacgtatgtatatataataaccgTAAGTCATTCTTGCATTTGTGATTCGCATAAAGTACCTACCTGTGTTCTATCATCGTTCGTGTGTGCGTTTTCTCGTGCTTGACATGTCGAAACGCGCAGTCGTGTGGTGTTTTCTGATTTTCGCGTTCTCCGCCGATTCGCAGTCCTGGGACCGGAAGGACGGTGAGATTGACGACCCGAAATTAACATAATTCTTATGGTTTTATTTCAACTGTTTATCTATGCAGACGAGTTGTGCAAAGTGATCACCAAGACCAACGACGATTACACGTGTAAGCCAATCGACCAATGTCCGGTGGTTCTTCGTGCGGCCGAAGACGGTGCTGCTTATCCAAAGATTTGCAGGTTCCGCGGACGGACTCCGATCGTGTGCTGTCCAACTTCTCAGGACGCCCCCCGTAGAAATTCCACTGAAAGCGAGTGAagcataatcattattattattattatttgttgctaCCGAAATTAGCATTTAAATCTGAGTACCAACTCTCATCATTCACGACGTCGATTTCGTGTAGTGTGCAGAGAATACTATTCATTGACTACTAAAGGCGGTGGAACTATCGATTCTGGCAGTTGTCGACCGAAAAAGATTGTCAGCGAAAATCTTCTTACCATCGTCGGTGGAACCGAGGCCGAAGAAATGGAATTTCCTCACATGGCAAGTATACCtttgaattcaaaataaacatCATACCAAaagaataatgtaattttattaatatacgtgATTGTCcatgataaaaatatacttatctcgttacggttataatttatataccagTATTTCTCAACCTAGGGGTCGCCAACTTATTATTTAGGGTCGcgtatgaattaaaattttacgtttaatacgtttttttaattaaaataattataatattatgtgtattttatgttgtgtataatatacagtacttttagtaggtattaattattaataataatcaatattctatacgtcatataaaaaaatatatgtagggGGTCGCTAAAAAATTGAGTTTAACTGTTACCatataaaaacaatgtatatatacattacaatatacacatacaatatttttatttttctaagagCTGCACGATAAATTTCAAACGGTTGTATTATACTTCAGATAATGTTATCGCTGCATATACAATTAGAAATTCTACTGTTTCCGCGTcacctatacagtatatatacttacctactaataaattaaagaacCTAGGTATCGAACATTCCATATTATGCTACCCCCAAATAATGACAAACTgaataaatgtgtaatatttgtaataactagtcataaatatttaggttattTTAGGATTTGGAGAAAACATCAAAAAAGTCGAATGGTCATGTGGTGGATCATTGATTAGCGATCGTTATGTGCTTTCAGCAGCACACTGTTcagaaattggaaaaaagtaagtattattattactgcataACGTGTAGGCACCTCCATAACTCGacatgtacctatatctattatacaggtatactACTAAGTACACTGTAAGAAATCAGTAAAATGGTAGATagctaaaaaaaagaaatttattgttttttgcaTCAAAtggaaatcaatttttttaaacgttggtttataatttactacctattaggtatatatattttatttttttatccaatatacatattaatatatcttaaAACGAATGTTAACTATACAATGGTTACTCTTACTTCAGAAGCCCAGTTAAATGGGCCTTACTGGGTGACAACGACTTGGGTTCTAACAAAGGTGCTGCAGACCCTCAGGTTCGCGAAATCGTCCAGCGGATCTTGCATCCAAATTATAAACCTCCGTCGATGTACAACGACATCGGTCTGTACCGGCTAAGCACACCGGTTCAATTCAATCAATTTGTCTTTCCGGCTTGCATAAACACCGAAGTACAATTAACCGCTAAACAAGCAATCGCCATTGGTTGGGGAAGAACTAGTTCaggtttttatgtatttttttgcaGCTTTAAGAATAtcatgtaaaatgttttaattaattgtcgatacctacatggctatatATCATATTCAaccgaaaaaaataaagtaggtacctatatatagtatatagtcaaATATATTGTGGACGATGTGTTAAATTAGATTACGGAtctagtaatattatgtttgtggtcCATCCAAATAACAATTGTAGTAATTtaacatttacaaaacaaaattaatttactatacaattatatattaaaaataatattacctgtaggtaataggtatacaatatatttttaataagcttaaattaattttacttaaatatctATGATTGAAGGTACTTTTAGTTTTAACTATTACTAACTATAGTATGGTTTCTACTAATCAACTTTTTTTATCAGTGTAACAATATAACACTGTAGTGTGATAATATTAaagaaactttttattttacatttggaACTTGAATTTAAATTCTGTTGTTTACCTGAAGTTAGAAGTCATATTACTGCATGATTGGCTTCATAAACTTGTtaaaactgtacctatattgatttatagactaataatttgttttgatttcAGCTGGTCTAACGAGTAATGTTTTAATGAAAGTATCATTAGATTTGGTGGAACAAAATGAATGCAATCGCAGTTATTCGTCTTCCCCGAGTCCaaaattgaaatttggaataaatCCAAACAATCAAATTTGTGCTGGACAACTAGAAGGTGGCAAGGACACCTGTCAAGTACGcaagtacaatttaaataatcagGATTATCTACGTGACTATTATATtctgtaaatactaaatgtcttaggtacaattttaataaatctaggtaattaattttttattaattgaactcaaaaaaagtgggcaagtgggtgtcgctctgctgtacagtaggttacaagtgggtcactgtaatagatggtgttaaatttgaattcaatgtatataatttattatatatattatcattgtataagaaaaacgattctgagcgaagacggtcagtcagcctatgatattattgcgaataaagtaatttatatataacttatttacgtggaaccttgttttaaaattttaaatgttcaatccttagctataaaagttaaacattttatacattttaacggcaaaatcattttttaattttaaatttgataaatgttgtcaaaaatcaaactttaaatgcttataaaaaaaaatcgtacttatgtatttttaatatttttaaactgctattgtaacaatatatcaggagctttgtattacattttcacgcttttttacccaataaataaaattttattgacaattatagaaaaaaaaactatatacaattgattttgtcaattttGCACGTGTCTAGGGCGATTCTGGTGGACCATTACAGATCGTTCATCCCGAATTCGAGTGCATGTACACGCAAGTGGGTATTACTTCGTTCGGGAAACTGTGTGGTGAACCAAACGCACCCGGCGTCTACACGAGGGTGTCCAATTACGTGTCCTGGATCGATGGAGTCGTTTGGGAGTCATCATCTCCATGAATATTGCAATTCCATGACAcagcaaaaaaaattgttttctgtGTCTGTGTTATGCCTACCGCATATATTGAGTGGAAAATGTAGTGTTCATAGGaacttacaaaatatgtatatcacctatgtatatattattatacgcacatcTACCTATATTACGTTGTAAAACTACCCTAAGTagtagttaacaatttataagtatatagtatattactatttatcaaatgttattgtaataaaatgtattaataaaaatggtcaacttttttaaataattatagtacgaacacaaaaataaaacttagtGCAGTAGGTATTAGAATTTTAGAGCATCTGAGTAATTACTGAGTTCCTCAATTTTCGACTTATAAGGGtgtatactatgtaggtatatagccATGGGAAATAGGTACGAGGAACGTATtaggtattatgtaaaaatcgatttgtaaatgttaaattataaaattaaaaactattttacagGTTATATTTCACGTACtattttcctatatttttttcgccagtcaaaacaagaataatttacTTGACGTCATCATACCGAAAATACAAAATGATAAATTGAattcaacatattttacaaaattggttTTAGATATCTCAAACGcttacaaataattttgttcgccaacaatacatattacaatttaaatagttgTTGTATCTCAGTACCTATTCAATCAATTTCAATTAACACCTACCTATCAttgactaaatatatttaattttttttattctactaGTAgagatatttataaatgtataatcaatatagtaggtaccaatataattatattacattacatcTCTGTGGACTGATCAGTAATTTACAAAAGAGATGGGACCCGTTACCGTAAATTGGGTATCTTAACAGGTGACTTTGATATACCTTTAAATTGGTAAATTaacattcccccccccccacatcccggacatttatatataattttcaataaatgtgcACGTATACTGACACATAGTGTACAAATATGAATAACCTTCAACAATCCGTTccgttataaatataaataatatttgtatgtcaTTACTTGAAagagttaacataaatatacattagaAGGATCCACGTACGAAAATTACAGGGCTCTGGGTGTTCTTCCAATTAAGttactttataaaaaagtaGCAATTATGTTCATTTTTAAGATTGTCATCAAAggtctaaataaaaaaaggtgggtaagtggatgtcgctctgctgtacagtaggtgacaagtgggtcactgtaatggatggtgttaaatttgaattcaatgatatatcataagaaaaacgattctgagcgaagacgatcagtcagcctatgatattaccaagtatatttgataatattattgtgaataatttatatataacctatttacgtggaaccttgttttaaattttcaatccttagctataaaagttgaacattttatgaattttcaactacaaaataattattaattttaaattttgttaaattggaactttaaatgcttataaaaaaaaattgtgcctatgtatttttaatatttttcaacttctattgtaacattatatcaggagcctcgaaataaatttcacgcttttttacccaacaaataaaattttattgatatttatagaaaaaaataaaaaaaattgaaaactgacaatgtccgtaaacagctcaaaatatttgaaaaatgtcatggtgtatagaaaatttaatgctaaaataaatattcagtcaaaatttcatatacctacggtcatttgttttagagttgcaccaaaaactaaaatcgattttctcaaaaacaaattttgcgttaaaattcccgtttttccttaatttttcttttgtttttcacgttgcttttgaaaactactcgGAAATATTTAcctttgaccccccaaagtaccaactagattcactttcctaatCCTAATCTAAAAACGTCTACCTACTGTACCAAAACTcatcctaaaaaaatttaatagaagattcctagccctaggttattgtttcaatggcagatgaaaaaaattaaaaatccttagtcactgtttttatttataaacatttaaagttcaaatattgacaaaatacggaaaaatcacgaaaattataaaattattttgagaattcataaaattcttaCATTATTTGTGTGGATActatgtatgtttatattatgtaactagaTAAGAACATTTGGCGCTGTTATATTATTGCTCGCTGTgcaacctaacctaatctatcggaactaaatataatttttttttgtatttgaagattatttcaaatacttctaaaaagtacctatttgagtattactcaaatacttaactatttatagtatttgggtggtattttaaaagtttttttatttattttttcgtggTATCTAGAACCGGATGAGCGACTGCGTTAGCATTACGTCccctaaattttaaatgtatttgagtaattacttaaatactttttaaaagtatttttttacaacactgcCAACGACATCGCATTActggttttgaaaaatatttttaatttttctggtaagttttcataattatcataatcaataatattctattgtatatttaaacgtAATTGAGTAATTCTTTCGTGAATTACACTTTTTTCCTACCTACTGAATACAATACTGTagctttacttttttttttttttgataagtaataatattatataggtattaataaactatacattatgttattaattgttttagttttatatattacatattttttttgtttatattgttatattatgcacgtcttatattatctatatttggTTGAACAAttgcaaacataatattttgttatatcaataattattatcgatcgttttaatttaatacctatatatataaaagtgtcattaaaatgaatttggaaaacaaatgtattcatgagtataatttattacttttacaatttaatatttacttgttTGTTTGTGTAGCATTGATCCAACCAATATGTTTGCCACAATTACCGAATATTAAAAACATGGATATGGgaaatagttttttgtttattgctGGATGGGGACCTACTTGATATAAAGGTATTTACtatgaaataaatatcatacatattcataaacaatataatgattGGGTATTATTGAATCACTGTATATTGTTGatctaatatataaactaatactattaatattagcaaataaaaatctaattaagaAAGTTGGATGTCTAAAAACTTAACAATATACGTttagaaaacaatataaattcagTTGAAGATTGATTAGGTATTTGTGATATTTGTAAaaagaaatgttaaaaatatttaggtccAAGCAGTTTGTCTTTAACGGAAGTTCAAATtctaattataaacattacagACTGCATAAAGGCATATTAAGATGAAAAAGCCGTCATCGATGACAGAGTAATATACGCTGAGGAAAAGATACTTGCACGGTAcatggtatattttaatttatttttatttaatttaaaaaaacagtgTTAAATCCaaagataataaagataaaattatattttatttacagtctAAGGGTGATGGTGGAGGTCCGTTAATGTGGTTTAAGGAAAATCAGTTTTATTTGATGGGCGTTGTTTCTTTTGGCTATAAATGTGGTGAACCAAATTATCCGGGCGTGTACACCAGAGTGCCTTATTTTCTTGACTGGATTTTAGAGcgtataaacaattaatacactaaaactttttttatattaatactatcgaacataatatgtagtaaaACTAAATTACTTATTCACTTTACTGGttcatgtaaattatataattattcaatcattCCATTTTCGTCTTGATTGTTTTTATAACGAtgataattcattatttatacaacCCAAGGGATGTTACAATAAAACATCAACTATTGGGTCGTCGGCAAAgtgggaaaaaaataatgcaaaaatgttattacatttgtGAAAAAGCTTAACGAAGCAAGAAGCTCATTATTtagcttaaatataaattggttatatttatatagatcaatattttatattttacatgtctATAGTGAAGGTATCGGGTATGTATGGTGAAAATAAAGCATGCAACCAAACCGACATTTTTGAGATATTGTGTGCA
This region includes:
- the LOC132946746 gene encoding LOW QUALITY PROTEIN: uncharacterized protein LOC132946746 (The sequence of the model RefSeq protein was modified relative to this genomic sequence to represent the inferred CDS: inserted 2 bases in 1 codon), which codes for MKDEYTVIKISFNMRKEQCFIFVTLVIGMITSLPCNDSTVPVGKIKLTTSNLEFASTKPKDKITIQEKSNVTSSKLTAQVTCGKRMAPNFRILGGSESQLGAWPWMVALGYKNSQKKNDSIEWRCGGTLVSNKHVLTASTCVANTGLNILTVARLGELDLDPMVDDGALPLDVPIKRIINHEGYDSKKIINNLAILVLKNSVTFNELIQPICLPTLLDMNNVEKSKNIPFVVGWGSINAIPQKNEKNSTSLMEVQIPISNITECKQIYSSYKSVIDDRVLCAGYPEGGKDSCRGDSGGPLMWSXTEINFFLIGVVSYGFPECGDPGHPGVYTRVTSYMDWILDGIVILAFVIRIKYLPVFYHRSCVRFLVLDMSKRAVVWCFLIFAFSADSQSWDRKDDELCKVITKTNDDYTCKPIDQCPVVLRAAEDGAAYPKICRFRGRTPIVCCPTSQDAPRRNSTEMCREYYSLTTKGGGTIDSGSCRPKKIVSENLLTIVGGTEAEEMEFPHMVILGFGENIKKVEWSCGGSLISDRYVLSAAHCSEIGKKSPVKWALLGDNDLGSNKGAADPQVREIVQRILHPNYKPPSMYNDIGLYRLSTPVQFNQFVFPACINTEVQLTAKQAIAIGWGRTSSAGLTSNVLMKVSLDLVEQNECNRSYSSSPSPKLKFGINPNNQICAGQLEGGKDTCQGDSGGPLQIVHPEFECMYTQVGITSFGKLCGEPNAPGVYTRVSNYVSWIDGVVWESSSP